The genomic stretch CAAAAAACACTTGGTGGTGCACAAGGAGAATAACTAAGTGACGATTAAATAGCTGCCAAACGGCAGCTATTTTATTTATTAATGACTTTGACGTTCATCCGCAGCTTTTGCACGTTCTTGAGCTTTTAAATCCGCTTGATCAAGCTCGCTTGAAAACTCTTCGTAGACACCATCGGAGTGACCTGGCTTTTTCATAATTTGAGAAGAGAAATATTTAGCTTTTTCCGCTTCTACACGACTTTTTTGATTCATTGTTTATCATCCCTCCACTTTCACTGAATTAACAAAAGGCGCTATGTGCGCCTTTTGCATAGAGAATAGCATCCTTACCAACGATGCGCTTTCGCGTTACTTCGCAGAATAATGTTTGTTTGTGACATTTGAGTATGTCCATTTACCTGCGATTTCGAGCGCTTTGGTCTTGTCCAGTTGTGGCTAAAAAGTTCTGAGTGCGGATCTAATTGATCTTTATAACTCATTCTTATCACCTCAAAGTTAGGATACTTACCTTTAACGAGAAAGCCTCGCTTGGCACCTCACTTATTAGCATGGCTAAATGTACATAAAGCATGCTAACAGTTTTCTCCA from Bacillus sp. 1780r2a1 encodes the following:
- a CDS encoding YfhD family protein — protein: MKKPGHSDGVYEEFSSELDQADLKAQERAKAADERQSH
- a CDS encoding YpzG family protein, which translates into the protein MSYKDQLDPHSELFSHNWTRPKRSKSQVNGHTQMSQTNIILRSNAKAHRW